The DNA window ATCAGCTCCTGCTGgaaacatcataaaaaaagaagaagaaggggaaaaaaataatttagattCTGAACTCAGCACCTCAGAGGACTCAGACTCAAACACTCTACCTACAAACGGCACTTCCTCTCAAGGTTTTTCTTCTACCGTCATTCATTGATGGAGACACAGCAACAGAGTGATGATCTCTGTTATTCTGAAAGTGAAGGTGTGTGTCCTTGTGAGTCATGATGCCTCGCTTCTGGAGGAGGACTGTAAACCAGATTGCATCAAAGTTTTGCtgcatgtgtgttcatgtatttctgtctttgtaAAGACTAATGTTTTTGGCCTTGAGAGTGAGGACATtatggaaagtgaggacatttatGCCAGTCCTCGTCTTTGCAATTGAAATATCAGACTATTTTTATTCATGGATTAGCCCTGGAGTAAAAATGAGCTAAGGTCTACTATTGACTGCCTCATTCTGTAAGCCAGAGGGAATTGACTGtgtaacaacaaaaacacaaagcaaagtatattaactagggctgtcaaagttaacatgataaaaCAGAGTATACAGAGTATACAagttaaaacaattaaaaaatgaGTTGAAATGACTAGAATGAAAGCATAAGATCATGAAGACTCTCCGGGCATTGTGTATAACAAGATGCCTTTGGGTAGTCATCAAGTACAGACCTGCAAACAGACTACACATGCCAGGTTCATTCAAACCAGTACTCCTACGCAGGAATACTACTTGGCCTCCAGATTGTTGTGTACCAATCAATAtgtggtaatttgattaaacacacatttatttaggtACATGTGCCCCATGAATGCACAATATGAACTGAAATACTAAAGtttttaaatttagattttgaCACAGGACCcattattatttcagtttttttaggCCCCTGGGAGATCTTTGAGTCGGCGGACAGGGAATGTTGCCCAGTTTGTAATCCGGCCTTGGTTCTAATATAAATATCCACATTTGCAATCATCTATTTAGCCTCGTCTTCTCTGTTGTCTTCAGTGTTATACAGTATAGACCTTTtgaaacttgacaacataaacactctcaatgggcccctttgtatttcctgttgcaatgtttgttaatgcggtagctgacagaaagtaaacttggaccaaaactgttgccgtggcaacagaatggcaatgaaaaggtctttatatattatctatatttcatccgaaatcgcatactatgtactacatacccaatagttgtactatcgttcaacatacttttgtgtgaataaagactagtatgtatcttttcgaaCGCACCGAGCAGTAacttacgtcgtcacttccatAGAGCCTCCTTGCttgttggagacgtgtaaccatggtaacctgtgcccaCCTCACATTACCGAaatgacggtttgtgagaatcaaagtctgaaatatttagagaatatattacgcctagcaaagtgaaatcttatacttacagttaaattgaagtgttattgacaTTACCGTCTTTTATGAATGTTgttgtcactaccgcattgcattgtgggatatactgtataagccGTCtcagtgtccagcgttgcatactataatatttcacgggaaatagtatgcaattcacataCTATTGGTTCAATACTAaagtttcggacatactaaaatatctcacacactgttttagcgtactgaatagcatgttagtgtggaattaaGGACGCAACCTCAGTCTTGTTTTAAGCTAATTAGTTTTACCATGTGTCCTTTGTGTGTATCCATGGACAGACACCACATGAGCTAATGATGATCCTACAatcaataaaaagataaattagGAGCTGTTTGAGGATTAAGACTATAGGTAAGGGAATTTATCATGTCTAAGGCTGTAACTAATGATTatgaatctgttgattattttcctgattaatcaattagttgtttggtccaaagcccaagatgacgtcctcaaatgtcttggtttaaaaaattactcaaactgattatgaaaatagttggttattaatttaatagttgacaacaaaTCTATCTATTCTTGCAGATCTAATTATGTCACAAGTATAAAAGTACAACTGTGTATGAAATATACTTTTGTAAAAGACAAACTTATAATAAGAAataatgtggtgtgtgtgtgtgtgtgtgtgtgtgtgtgtgtgtgtgtgtgtgtgtgcgagcggCTTGGTTGCGTAGCACAAAATCTGTTGTGCTAGCTATTTTAACAGCGAACCTGCTCTGGGTGATTAATTCAGATGATTCAGGCCTTTAAAATGTCAACTGCATCGGTGCTTTGAAAGACTTTGAAAGTGAAAAGAAAGGGCAAAGAGTGTCGAACAGAAAAGCTACATTACACTTACAACTAATTAAACTCCTGTCTCGCTGTATAAATGAAAGCTCAAAGCACACAGACTTTTCTCTGGCTGCCAGCCTCGACCTGAAGCTCGGAGCGCGTCTCTCCCTGCAGCATAATGTGAGGAGCTGCTTTACTGTGCAGCGATGCTTATGTTTATATGCACGTCACAAATATACCAAGTTTGCCTCACTCCGTTCTGGCATGTGGCCAGAGGGTTTTATGATTAAAACCAGATTGTGCTTGCCCAACTCCAAGAGGCCAGAAAAATAGATTGCAGTTACGCATACTCTGCACAAGAGGGAAGTACAGAAACATGCACGTCTGTCTCCGCAGCATCTGTAAAGGTGGACTTTTTGAAGGAGCTGTGTGTTTAATTCTCCCCATCTGCTGGAGGGACTTTTTCACAGATGTCATCTTGTTATTAAGTCTGCTCCTGGTTCACAGTCAGTAATGATACATCTGACTGTGGCATGAGAAGAAAGCTTtagttcctcctcctcatcagccCCTGACAGTAAATTAAGCCAATTCTGAGTCAGAGCTACGATCATCCTGTAAAAATAATGACGCCTCTTTTGTGTCACATGATTGGAGTCAAGCGGCTGTGGGGTCTTCCTTCGCCAAAAACTACTGAGTTCCTGCCAACTCTTAGTGATGACTAAgttacactgcaaaaaaaaagtctgtcttAATATTTTATCCTCCTTTTGCCTTCAGACTCCAGTGATTAAAGTGATTAAAGTGATTAAAGTgagaaaaattaacaaaattcCAAAAAATGTTAAGCTGCTTAAATAAAGCTCCCCTTAACTTTGAGAGTTATGTTTTAAAAAGTGTGAATAATCTTGTTTTGCAAGATCAGATATTCTTCAAAtctacttaaaaaaaagttgaattttaCTCCAGCAAGTGACATTTTCTCACCCCGCTGGCTGCTTTGGACCACACGTGTCACCAAACTGAAGACTAAATACTCATTTCTCTTTTCACTAGACAGACACATTTTGCAGTGTAGTGAAGGCTGGGAAATCATGTGACATCAACAACAGCAGACACATTACGCCCCCTCCGCCGCCGcccacacagacgcacacacacacacacacacatagacatcaaacacacacataaaccctTTTTCGTAACAGGGAGGAACACTGCAATTCATTTACTGACTGAAAACTACGCTGCCAGTAAACACGGCGAACGTCATCAGCTGAGAGCGCTGATGGAAACATCAACACTGTAAGAAATCTGAACTTACCATGAGTTGTTCCCCTGCCTGGTCCCACTCTGACCTCCACTCGCTGCAGCAGGGTCTCATGTTTCAGGCCCCCATGGCACTGGGGCAgaccacccccccccctccttcacACCATGCTGGTGCTCTGGCAGCCTCTCCCGGGGTAGGCAGGGGTCCTCACAGGCTTGGGAGGCGGGTACGGGCCCTTCCCACAGCGCCCGTTTTGAGGGTACATAGGAGGCTTCTGAGTCCTCGAATTGGAGGTGCTGTTGCCAATAATGACCTTAGGGTCGAGGCTCTGTGGGTGGGGCTCAAGATGAGTTTGGCCAACGTGGTTGGAGTCTCTGGGGGGATACAGGTGAGGCGGGTGGCCATTTACACCCAACCTTTCGTGGTTGACGTCCTTAGTGTGGCTGGGCGGGGTGAAGCGGCTGGTTTTGACGACCGACGCCATGTGAACAGGCGAGGGAGAGTTAGTTCTTAAGATGATGCGGTCTTCGTCGATGTGTTGCAACGCCTGGACTGTAGCGGGCTTGCGATTGGGCAGCGGCGCTACCCTGAGGTCACCTGAATGAGTTGAGCCGTGAAAGTTAATGGACGACCCGTGAGTGATGCAGGGCGCCTCCTCGCTGATGTCGATCCTGGCTGTGAGACGATCAATCTGCTGGACCACCTGAATGACAATAGAGAGAGTCGGTACTTGGAAAcaaactaagtacatttactcaagtactgtagaaaatgctgttttcagcctgtcaaatatggagatttcctgcttttctctgttttatatcatgaatatctttgtgtttttgactgAAAAaccaagacatttaaagacatctgcttgaactttgagaaactgggatggacatttttcactattttctgacattttatagaccaaacgattaatctagaaaataatcggcagaataatcgattatgaaaataatcgttagttgcagccctacttgtaTTTACTCGCATATTTAATtacactttatacttctactccactgcagttcagagtgaaatattgtactttttactccactacatgtgtTTGACAGCTACAGTCATCTTTACGTTACTTGTCAGATTAATAGAAAGGGTTAAAACTttccaatatttcacaaaaagcaaaaaatagaGAATATTCCAAAAGAATAATATAGATCTGTGTAGacgaatacatttttttcctctttcctctcccattAATTATCTCacaacccctcagatttatcttgtgaccttTGGAGGGGCCCCGACCCCCtggttggaaaccactggactaaactatCTAGCTGTATGTAAAGTAGTTAACACCTTTTTACAGCAGAAAAAATCTGCTTATTCATGGCTACATCAGTATTAACAATGTAATGATGTCATATGTGATGATATATCAGCAACAGGGGCCATTTTTCATGAATGAGTACTTTAATTTTTGACACTTTTAGTACATTTAGCTGACAATACATACGTAGTACACAAGTTTGTCTGACTGTTCAATAATCAACAACTCAGCCAATCACTCAAATCAAAGCTGGTTTATTTTTATGTCCTTACTGGCTTAATTCACAATCAtggatgtttatttatttgtaacgtTGCTTCAGGACAACGTCAGGCCTTGCGCAGATGCATTCAGCTGTGAATCAATGCTATTTTACAGCTGCATGCAAAATGGATACTGTAAGAGCAAGGCATAATTTAGTAACAGTCTGAAGCCAGGCTTTTTAATGTGCTGGCCGGAGCGCTGCCAATATTCTGCAGCGTTCTGCAAAAGGTCAGTGCAAATCGTTCTCAATCACCGCTTCGGTAAGAGATGATAAGTGAGTCACAAACAATGCAgtcagcatgcacacacacacatgccgaTATGTTCTCATGACCATGGACACACAGATACGCGACGTGTGTCAAACTGATTTGTCTGCATCTGAGCTTTCTGGTTAATCGTTTTAAATGTCACAACATCCAGGGGAGCATTGATAAAAAAGGCTGGGACATCTGCACCTGACGCAGACCTTCATCTTTAGACGCCTGCATGTAAAGAGTAAACATCTATAATGATAGACCCTCCTACCTCTTTCATCTCCACGTGAACTTGCTTCAAACCCCCCAACACATCCTCCAGATCTGTCACCACTTGTCTGATTTGATCCCTCACCGAATCCTGCCTCATCTTCTGCCTCGCCACCTCCGAACCCTGGCGCTGGTGGTCGCTGGTGGTTGTCGATTTTGAGGGCTCTGGACTGGCGATGCCTGAGGGTGGGACGCAGGGTCCCCTCTGTCTGCTTTGGTTCAAGTGTTTTTGTGGGACTTCAGTGGGGAAGAAGCCTTTGTGAGGGCCACCGCGTCCATTACAGCCCTCCTCTGATCCACCCTTCAGCCTGCTCCGGTCCTGATGGCTAtctctttcctcccctccctcaAAGAACACAGGCCTCGGTCCACAGTGGCCATTCGGCATGTGTAAAGGACCCAGATGGAGATTGTGTGGCTCCGAATGATAGTTCCCAGAGTTGCATCCACaaccttcttcctcctcctccacagagaCATACCTGACAGTCCTCCTGTGCCTGtacccttgacctttgacctgaagATGGGGGAGAGGATGTGGTATCCCGGCGTTAAAGGGGTGTGCCCTGGCGTCGCCGTGCACCACACAGCCACACTGTTCTCTGACAGACGGGTAGTGTCTCACCCCTGGCTCCGGCGGGTGGCTCCACTGGGCAGGGTTCAACTCCCAGGGGCAAACTTGGCTCAAGTCGTCTGACTGGCTGTAAGGGCTCGGCCCCGCGAATACAGGCCTCCTCTGTGGGCTGCGATGACCGCTTCTCTCAGCTCTGTCCACTGCGAAAGCTCTCCCTCCTACGTCTTTAACCCGAGGAGCCTGGGTGTCTCTCCTGCCGTCCAGAGATGggtggtctgtctgtctggctgatGCTGGTCGGTATCCTGGCCCACCGTGATGGCCGTACTGCTCATAGTGGACGCAGTGCTGGCAGGAGCAGGGGGCGGCGgcggaggtggtggtggtggtggtggcgttGATGTGCTGGAGAAATCGGTGGTGTCCCGTTGATTGTGCGCCTTCTGTGTACATGTCCAAAGTAGTCCAGAGGCTTGTGTGGAAAACGCCTTAGAAAACAATtggtttcctccctctctctagcCCAGTCATTCACTCGCTCTGTTTTCCTCATCTGAGTCTTCCCACAAGAAAACTTTTtcttcagctcttttttttctcccttcctctctacCCGAGACTTCTCCCTCCCCTTCCTTCCTGTCTGTTgtttcccttcttcttcttcttctctcctgtaGTTGTTAATCTCTGCACCCGTTCTTTTCTTTTGCCTGGACCCTCTTTCTCCTACTTCTGCTAACTTTTTCTCTACTCCTTCTTCACCCTGTAGCCCTCTCTCCTACACGGGgcccctctccacctccctccctctccgtctctctttctACCTCTCCCGCCTCGTTGTTCTGTCTCATTTGCTGCTGCAGGcttccagtctctctctctctctctctctctctctctctctctgtgactgtGTATTTCCCgtttcctcccctcccctctcccgctctcctctctttctccacctCTTACTCCGTCTCCTGCCTCTGGTATATTCTCTCACATAGTCGGCTGTACCTGAATTTTTGAATTCCTTCTTTTCCCCTCCACCTCTAAAATCCAGCCGCCTTGTGACTGAGGCTCCTCCGGTAACGGTTTCCAAATGTGGTTCTGTCTCTCAGAGAGTGCGTGAAAGAGTCCCAGCTCCGGTGCTGAGCTCATTAGCCCAACTAAAGCCTTTGCACTCTGCAATTAAACGCTGCCTGGGATTCCTCGGCCGGAGACtgagggaggaggtgaggggaggggaggggaggagagaagcACTGGGGGAGGTGGGGTTTCTAACATACACAGACGACGGAGTAGATAGCACTCTGAGTCAAGGAGACAGAGCCACTGCCTTTGTACatgggaacattttttttcactattCTCCTTTTTTCTACCTCTCTCCCCACCAATCCTTTCCCCTCTTTGTCCTTTGCCACTGCTGTCATTCCCACTCTATCATTGTCTCGGTTAAAGTGGTTTCACCTCAACAGTTGAGCAAAACTTCACTCTGCCGAGGCAAGCACAGACATTATAGCTGCGCTATATAGGAAAGCACGCACCCTTCTTCCTCTCAAGTCCATACAATAGTGTTTACATGCCACTTAAACAACTCTCTGACAGAAAAGTCAAACCATATGTTCAAGCCATGTTGAAGTCATCATGCTTTTCATTATAAATCAATCTCCGCTCACTATAGATAACTATAATCCCAGGATGAATGGAACAAAAAAGTCCTCCATACAAAAGTAGCAAAGCAAGACGAGCAATcaagatctctctctctctgtctttctctctcaaaaATAGCATAGCAAGGCACCCGTGTTGTGGCTCTTAATCCACAGCGACTGAGGACAGCGAGGCGTTTATTTTCAAAGAGAATAACTGGAGCTTTGAAAACAATGGGttgtaaaaagaacaaaaaaactaCCGAGAATAACAGCAGAGGAAGATGAAGGGGATACATCCATCCCAGCGAGAGGATGAGCAGTCCGGTCCTAGCTGCTGGGAAAGATTGTTGTCGTAGATGAAACACATCTGGAGTGGCTTTAacttaacacacacatatatacagtatatatatgttgctatttgacgccctgggagtgagaccatatgtctcactcccagggcgtcaaTTAGCAAGCCTTGGACAGTGGGCCTCGGCATGTTGCTACCGACACGCAAGCATTAATGAGTATGGTGTctctgtatgagatgcaccaggctttcaactaactccaatgtgaaCCCACCTGCAGCATTATTAGATGCtcggagcaactgacgtagcattaagagcgagaaagtctgctaagggagggagggaggggtggtgaatgggtgaaacaaacacaggacttactCAGGGGACCGGCGTtcgtgaaaccaaaagttgagtGATTTTTTACTGACGATGTTATGTGACGCTACGCAGCAGTACGTTACGTCCACAGCTTTAGTTATGTTACAAGCATACTTATTATGAGCCGAACCATGATGCATGTCTAATCCTAacaaagtacttttgttgcctaaatctaaccgccaccgtttcacaacattaaccatgcATTACAACTTTAACCCCCACCATATTACAACGTTAAGCATCTGCAAACCTGCATCAAGATACTACGCAAAAGGCTGCTGACGCTGGGGGCTTCTGCTCAAACGGCAAAATAAATATGTAGGGATGACATCACATTGATATATAGCATacactatatgtatatatactagggatgtgcatttcaagcaaaaatactattcgctGAGCTCGGTAGCGGTCGCCACAGCTTTTCATCggcattgcatggcagctcgccgcGGGCTGCACTCTGCCGcagctctggtgtgaatttggtgttacacatccagcagacacagagcaacattatcattcatttgcggtcatgtttctgtccacctggtagatgtaagtccaatattcactctccgtTAGCTcagtttttggtctccaccagctcctgagggaatatctggctctttagctgctaaatgctccactatgttcaccagctactTGTGTACAGTTGGTGTTTTGATGCTATGAGAGCAGTGAAAATGAATCAaaactaatataatatatcaatatttattatAGCCACTTTAAATATCCAGACaggaatttttgttttttggtttacGAGTGAATTAAATGCCTGAAAAATCAAAGTACGTCACATTGCTGCAAAATTCATCCAAAAATCCAACATTGTCATTAATGAGTCCTTACAACATTACCCACAGAAATCTAATACACTAAGAGAGAAATTAAAGGGACAGATGCACAGCACAGGTAGCCTATAAACCGCATGACAAAATCTTTGATAGTTGACAAATTTCTATTTTCTCGGTATCAGAATACAATAGACTTAgtggcgcctgggttagctcagttggtagagcgggcgtccatgtattaaggcttggtcctgaccgcggcggcccgggttcgaatccgacctgtggccctttccgcatccactctctctctcccccctttcacgactctatccactgtcctgtcataaaaatggaaaatgcccccaaaaaaataactttaaaaaaaaaagaatacaatagACAGTATTGTCATATGTCTCACTTCTAGTGTACAATAATCTTCTGTTATAAGCACAGTCACATTTTGTAGTCTCTCAATATGCACAGAATCTGGCTCATTGTAAAATGATGAGAAGTTGAGCCACCCGCAGCGAACAGTCGGTCAGCCGAGACAGAAGAGCAATCTGGctctactttatttatttatttattttgagtaCCCTGTGTCCTTTTAACCTTTTTGGAGTTGCATCATCGTTCCACTTTTGAAACTcttttctgctctttttttttttactttccttAACTCGAGCAAATTTTTACCTGAGTAGGACATTTTGGTATATTTTCCACCCCTGAATATAAGCTCTTCACTCCGACTCCATCTGTCTCATACATATGCATATACACAATccagacaaaaagacaaaaagacgaTAAAGTCGATAAGAGGAGACAGTAACACCTCAACCTGTCATCTTAATCTCAGTATTTCTCAGTAGGGGTTCCTCAGGCTGATCCTTGTCTACGAGTTACAAAAGGAATATCAAAAGTTGTAGTTGTCATAGTGTCTGCACTCTTACCTATAGGTGGGTGTagtatgtgtgcgtgcgtgtgttgcCTCAGAAAGTTCCCAGCTTGTTCAGCTCTTACATCACGCTCTTTTGTGTTGGCCTGCCCACCACCCGCTTGGCTGCACGACTGGAGGGCAACCATGAAGTGGAGAATGGGAGCCACACTTCACTGCTCTGCCACTCTGCATTCTCCTGTCCTCACCAGGGTCAAGATGACCTAATTAGAACATATGGATACCTCTCAACGAGCCTATAACAAGAGCTCAATATGGGGTCGGTGATGTGTCAGATGGTATGTGGCCTATTTACCGTACCGTCCTTCAGATGCAGGAGCCcagatatttactgatgcagaCGCATTAGTTTGCAAgagatactgtatatgatatGATTGCTTTGTCTGTGatatcattatactgtataggCTAGATTTAGCCTCGTTAATCTGGCTCCCAGTGTGtcatattgattttaaattttaaagaggacgcatcatgcttattttcaggtgcatactttttgttttgtgtttctactagaacaggtTTAccagctttaatgttcaaaagacAATTTTTCcgataccggctgtgctgcagcacgtcttttcaccctctgtctgaaacgctctgtttgagctcctgcccaaCCACTCGAAAAGcccaatctgctctgattggtcagctggcccactgttgtgattcgtcaaccgaaccaaactcttcgcaCTCCGCTCCACCTCCACTCTAACTACTTTTGTTTgaaggcgtgccaaactagcagctaggcaggtattatgcaaacgtgttacttggtgacatcaccacgttgcggaagaaaaggcgggacttcaagcaataTGTTTCAGGCACTTCAGGAGCACTGTTTCTgtgagtaactccctttggcctggactttgggctttgtaatattgcagatcttttacatgcacaaaaaacaatataacacgctaaaggaaagggaaaagcacaaaagcagaataggtcctctttaataacaGGTACTGAGGAGGCACAACATAGAAAAGCTATGTACTAGAGTACATTGTTTTGCGTTTAAAGCCATATTGTCCCTCAGTCAGTCTGCAATCATCAGACTACGGTCAAATAACGAACCCACCAAATGAACCTAAAGGAAGAGcttattatatcatatttgaATAGCCAAGATGTTCGAATCACATTTAAAGCCTGTAAAAACTTCGGTCTTTTGTCTCAAACTGTAGTTATTGCCTCCcccacatacagtattttcttGTGTCTAATGTATGTCATTTTATATACTTCACctgtgtgttattgttttatctaATATAGCCTATCTATATCCCCTTAAGATTTGTGTAAACTTAAAATATTAAACTAactaaaaataaagtataaggTGTCTCAATATACAATTGCAACATTCCCCATTATAACTATTCAATGAAAACCTAGTGCACTTCCtccaaaatacagtttttaacAGATTTAACACTCTTAATGGAGTAAGAGTCTTGACAGTGATGTGtgtgtcattttctgttttgaaaatgtgactCCATTATCATACTCTTACaccagcacacagacacagtgtgTTTAATAAGTTCTCTATGATATGAATAtcagtgtgtgttgctgtgaaCATTATGTTCACTAACTTTAGAACCAACAGAAGTACTATAACAATGCACTGATTGCATGCTCTTGCAACATGAAGTTCTCATGAGTATTTTAAACTCCCCATCACGTACATTATAATTATAACACTGCATGATGAAGCTAAAAAGAGCAACAGTAACTCCATCACAAACAAAGTCCTATGGAGACACTTAGTTCATGAAGCTGCTCAGATCAATGTTTTAATGTACACTCAATGTTCGCTCgtcttcttctctttgtctACATCTTCTACTTAAAAACGTATACAATTTTAGTAAATAaagtagggttgtcaaagttgacgcgataataacgcgttaacgcaaatttgttttaacgccactaa is part of the Sebastes umbrosus isolate fSebUmb1 chromosome 12, fSebUmb1.pri, whole genome shotgun sequence genome and encodes:
- the LOC119499271 gene encoding uncharacterized protein LOC119499271, with amino-acid sequence MYTEGAQSTGHHRFLQHINATTTTTTSAAAPCSCQHCVHYEQYGHHGGPGYRPASARQTDHPSLDGRRDTQAPRVKDVGGRAFAVDRAERSGHRSPQRRPVFAGPSPYSQSDDLSQVCPWELNPAQWSHPPEPGVRHYPSVREQCGCVVHGDARAHPFNAGIPHPLPHLQVKGQGYRHRRTVRYVSVEEEEEGCGCNSGNYHSEPHNLHLGPLHMPNGHCGPRPVFFEGGEERDSHQDRSRLKGGSEEGCNGRGGPHKGFFPTEVPQKHLNQSRQRGPCVPPSGIASPEPSKSTTTSDHQRQGSEVARQKMRQDSVRDQIRQVVTDLEDVLGGLKQVHVEMKEVVQQIDRLTARIDISEEAPCITHGSSINFHGSTHSGDLRVAPLPNRKPATVQALQHIDEDRIILRTNSPSPVHMASVVKTSRFTPPSHTKDVNHERLGVNGHPPHLYPPRDSNHVGQTHLEPHPQSLDPKVIIGNSTSNSRTQKPPMYPQNGRCGKGPYPPPKPVRTPAYPGRGCQSTSMV